The following are encoded in a window of Candidatus Moraniibacteriota bacterium genomic DNA:
- the rplI gene encoding 50S ribosomal protein L9 produces MKVFLLENVKKLGNKGEIKEVSDGYARNFLFPKKLAKVATSGIVADAKNKEQIKIKKITEKTKEEKEIRIQLKNITLSFAKKVSGDSLFASISAQEIIQALKVKGFDLDQKQIILDHGIKTVGEHLIDIYFPKIKATEKLRILVTKEN; encoded by the coding sequence ATGAAAGTATTTCTTTTGGAAAATGTGAAAAAATTAGGTAATAAGGGGGAAATTAAAGAAGTTTCTGATGGATATGCTCGTAACTTTCTTTTTCCCAAAAAACTTGCAAAAGTAGCAACTTCAGGAATTGTAGCTGATGCAAAGAATAAAGAACAAATTAAGATCAAGAAGATTACAGAAAAGACTAAAGAAGAAAAAGAAATTCGAATTCAATTGAAAAACATAACACTTTCCTTTGCAAAAAAAGTTTCAGGAGATTCGCTTTTCGCTTCTATTTCAGCTCAAGAAATTATTCAAGCCTTGAAAGTAAAGGGATTTGACTTGGATCAAAAGCAAATCATCTTAGATCATGGAATAAAAACAGTAGGAGAACATTTGATAGATATTTATTTTCCAAAGATTAAAGCTACTGAAAAACTTCGAATCCTTGTTACAAAAGAAAACTAA